The DNA sequence TCGCCCGGCTCCGCCAGCCGCAGCCCCGGCAGGTCGCCCAGAGCGGATTCAAGTGCAGCGACGACTGCACGACCGCCGTGTACGTGAAACTCCGCCACGTCCTCACCCGTCGCCGTATTCGGTCCTGGCATCCACAGGACGAGGGCGTGATCGATCTCCTCGCCCTCCCCGTCGATCAGGCGCGCGGTTCCGGCGCGGCGCGGTTCCGGCATCGTTCCGGTCAGCGAGCGCAAGGCATTGCCCGCACCGGGGCCGGTCACCCGGACGACGCCGATGGCGGCGGGCGGCGAACCGCTGGACAAGGCAAAGATCGTGTCGCTCATCGCTTACCGGCGGTCAGGTGCCGCCATCCTTCTTCTTGCTGCCGGCCGTGCCGGCATCCATGAACTGCTGGAACAGCTTCAGGCCAATCTCGCCCATCGGTGCAATCTGCTTGGCCATCGATTGCAGCTTTTCCAGATCGCCGACGCCTTGCATCGCCTTGGCAACGGCATCGACATAAACGTCGTTCGCCTTGGCGACATCGGGCAGTCCAAGGAAGCGGCGCGCCTCCTCGGGAGTGCAATCCACCTCCACATGAACCTTCATGGCCGTTCTCCGATGCGCCGATTCTGGCGCTCTGGTGTTTATGTGGGCAGGCAAGCGGCTCTTGGCAATGGCCTTGCACCGCGCCAAAGGAGGCCAAAGCGCCGAATCCAAGGAGAAATACGATGGGCGAGTCCGTTCGCATCCCCACTTTCGAAGGCGACAAGAGCTTCCCCGCCTATGTCGCCCGTCCCGCCGGCACCCCGCGCGCCGCGATCATCGTGGTGCAGGAAGTGTTCGGCGTGAATCCCGGCATCCGCAAGAAGGCGGATGACTGGGCAAGCAAGGGCTATCTCGCGGTCGCTCCCGAGGTCTTCTGGCGCCAGGCCGAAGGCATCGATCTCGATTCGGACGTGCCCGAGGAATTTCAGCAGGCTATCCGCCACATGATGGCACACGATTTCGACGCCGGCATCCGCGACGTCGAAGCGACGATTCGCTGGATCCGCAATGTCGAAGGCGTGGCCAAGGTCGGCCTCGTCGGTTTCTGCATGGGTGGCAAGGTAGCCTACCAGGCGGCGACCCGCACCGACATCGATGCATCGGTCGGCTATTACGGCGTCGGCATCGACCAGATGCTGAACGAGTCACACGCCATTGCCAAGCCGCTGATGCTGCACGTGCCGACGGCCGATGGCTTTGTCCCCCCCGAAGCCCAGAAGGCGATGCACGAGGGGCTGGATGGCAATCCGCACGTGACAATTCACGATTATGAAGGGCTCGACCACGGATTTGCCGCCGAGCACGGGGTGCGTCGCAATGACATTGCCGCACAGCTTGCCGACCAGCGGACGGACAAGTTCTTCGCCGCCAACCTCGCCTGATCGGCCAGACTAATTGATACCGAACGAGTCGATCGCCTGGAAAATCCGGGCGATCGCCTCGCGATCCTCAGGCGGAATCTCCGGCCGCCAGATTTCGAACAGCAGGATCACCCGGCTCTCCGGGCCGGTGTTGAAAGCTTCATGCTCGATCGAATCGTCGAATACGAAAGCCGTGCCATCGGTCCATTCGCGGCGATCATTGCCAACCCGAAGCGAGCAGCCCGGCGCGGTCTTGACCGGTACATGGCAGATCAGCCGGGTGTTGAGCATGCCGTAATGCGGTGCAATGCGCGCGCCCGGCAGCAGGCGAGACCACAGCGCATTGGGGGCACGACCCGGAACATGCGGCAGTGGCGCGTGGCCCAGCGCCTGCATCGTTGCCGGGCAGGCGGCGGCATTGCCTTCAACCAGGCTGCCATCCTGCCAGAAGTAATGCGCACTCCAGTCCATCTTGCCGAGCAGCGGGTTGTTCGGCGCGGGGCGATTGGCCCGGTGCTGGACATAAGGTTCAAACCCGGATTCCACCCGCGCCAGATATTCGTTGCGCATGGCGGGCGAGAGATCAAGCATGGGCTCTAGCCAGGGAAAATCCGCAGTCTCGTAAAACCACTTCTGCGGCAGGCCGGGGTAGTAGAATACCGATGGATGTTGCAGATAGACCTGCGACTTGCCGGTAAGCAGGTCGATCGCCTCGCGCATGGCGGGCGAAAGCACATCCCCGACTACCTCCCGCAGGTGCGCGCCGTAATCGCCTTGCAGGGCTGCGATGAAGCGCTGCCCGTGAGTCAGCAGGCCGGCTAGCGGAGGCGGGACCGGGGAACCGGCTGCAGCCTGGTTGGCAGCGGCCTGGTAAAAACTCGATGCGGCGCGAGGATCGCCCAGTCGCTCGCGCAGGTGGCCTTTGACGAGCAGTGCGCCTACGTCACGGGTGTCACGCTTCAGCTCGCGGTCAATTGCGGTTTCCGCAGCATCCAGGTTGCCAAGCGCCAGCTCGGCATTGCCCAGGGCCATCCACGGGAAATCCTCGCCGGCACTGGCAGCAGCATCGCGCAGGAGTGCTGCCGCACGGGCCGGATCTCGGGCCTGCAAGGCGGCAAGCCCTTCGGAAATCGCCCGGTGCGCGTCCGAAGGTCCTGCCACCGTACCGGCCTTACTGGTTCATCGTGGCAAAGAAGTCCTCGTTGGTCTTCGAGTCCTTCATCTTGTCGAGCAGGAACTCCATCGCATCGACCGTGCCCATCTGCATGAGGATGCGGCGTAGGACCCACATCTTGGAGAGCTGGTCCTTCGGGACAAGCAGCTCTTCCTTGCGGGTGCCGCTCTTGCCGACATCGAGCGCCGGGAAGATGCGCTTGTCGGCAACCTTGCGGTCA is a window from the Novosphingobium sp. TH158 genome containing:
- a CDS encoding DUF6489 family protein, which codes for MKVHVEVDCTPEEARRFLGLPDVAKANDVYVDAVAKAMQGVGDLEKLQSMAKQIAPMGEIGLKLFQQFMDAGTAGSKKKDGGT
- a CDS encoding aspartyl/asparaginyl beta-hydroxylase domain-containing protein, which translates into the protein MAGPSDAHRAISEGLAALQARDPARAAALLRDAAASAGEDFPWMALGNAELALGNLDAAETAIDRELKRDTRDVGALLVKGHLRERLGDPRAASSFYQAAANQAAAGSPVPPPLAGLLTHGQRFIAALQGDYGAHLREVVGDVLSPAMREAIDLLTGKSQVYLQHPSVFYYPGLPQKWFYETADFPWLEPMLDLSPAMRNEYLARVESGFEPYVQHRANRPAPNNPLLGKMDWSAHYFWQDGSLVEGNAAACPATMQALGHAPLPHVPGRAPNALWSRLLPGARIAPHYGMLNTRLICHVPVKTAPGCSLRVGNDRREWTDGTAFVFDDSIEHEAFNTGPESRVILLFEIWRPEIPPEDREAIARIFQAIDSFGIN
- a CDS encoding dienelactone hydrolase family protein: MGESVRIPTFEGDKSFPAYVARPAGTPRAAIIVVQEVFGVNPGIRKKADDWASKGYLAVAPEVFWRQAEGIDLDSDVPEEFQQAIRHMMAHDFDAGIRDVEATIRWIRNVEGVAKVGLVGFCMGGKVAYQAATRTDIDASVGYYGVGIDQMLNESHAIAKPLMLHVPTADGFVPPEAQKAMHEGLDGNPHVTIHDYEGLDHGFAAEHGVRRNDIAAQLADQRTDKFFAANLA